In Leptodesmis sichuanensis A121, the following are encoded in one genomic region:
- a CDS encoding helix-hairpin-helix domain-containing protein — protein MPILNWFANLTHAHSLRSRILNDPYYRFQSLEEIEIAASLGIQIDVNQAGVDDWLRLPGLSIHQARTLVDLTQSGIYFHSLEDVAAVLNQPPARLKPWEPILRFCHYEADSIYTIQPINANTASVQALTRIPVVDLYLAKAIVQNRPYRNLPHLQRRLSLSKELTAQLVHYLKF, from the coding sequence ATGCCTATTCTCAACTGGTTTGCCAACTTGACCCACGCTCACTCGTTGCGATCGCGCATTCTCAACGATCCGTACTATCGCTTTCAATCCCTTGAGGAAATTGAGATAGCCGCCAGTTTAGGGATTCAGATTGATGTTAATCAGGCTGGTGTGGATGATTGGCTGCGCTTGCCGGGACTCTCGATTCATCAGGCCCGCACCCTGGTGGATTTAACCCAATCGGGCATTTATTTTCACTCTCTGGAGGATGTAGCGGCTGTTCTCAACCAACCCCCTGCTCGGCTCAAACCCTGGGAACCGATCCTGCGATTTTGCCACTATGAGGCGGACAGCATTTATACGATTCAGCCCATCAATGCCAATACTGCCTCCGTTCAAGCCCTGACCCGCATCCCAGTTGTGGACTTATATCTGGCCAAGGCGATCGTCCAGAACCGCCCTTATCGCAATCTCCCTCACTTGCAGCGACGGCTCTCCTTATCCAAGGAACTAACCGCCCAACTTGTGCACTACCTGAAGTTTTAA
- a CDS encoding DUF1825 family protein has protein sequence MGFFDSEIVQQEAKQLFEDYQSLMQLGSHYGKFDREGKIIFIEQMEAIMERYRIFMKRFELSEDFMAQMTVEQLKTQLGQFGITPQQMFDQMNMTLERMKAEVEK, from the coding sequence ATGGGATTTTTTGACTCTGAAATTGTTCAGCAGGAAGCGAAGCAACTCTTCGAGGATTACCAGTCGCTAATGCAACTGGGTAGCCACTATGGTAAATTTGACCGGGAAGGCAAAATCATCTTTATTGAGCAGATGGAAGCCATTATGGAACGCTATCGAATCTTCATGAAGCGCTTTGAGCTGTCTGAAGATTTTATGGCACAAATGACCGTGGAACAATTGAAAACTCAGTTAGGCCAATTTGGTATTACTCCTCAGCAAATGTTTGACCAGATGAACATGACACTGGAACGCATGAAGGCTGAAGTTGAGAAGTAA
- a CDS encoding SHOCT domain-containing protein, protein MSKPKDRKVASLLALAGAVAPIAGFHKFYLRQPIWGIVYLLLSWTPIPRIASGIEAAWYLFQDSDEFDLRFNHGLSSTTTLPTSPTPQVDPNKIGAIADAVRKLDQLREDGLISEYEFEQKRRQLLDQIG, encoded by the coding sequence TTGAGTAAACCCAAAGATCGCAAGGTTGCTTCCCTGCTGGCCTTGGCTGGTGCCGTCGCTCCGATCGCAGGCTTCCATAAGTTCTATCTCAGACAACCCATCTGGGGAATAGTATATCTTCTGCTTTCCTGGACTCCGATTCCTCGGATTGCCAGTGGGATTGAGGCTGCCTGGTATTTATTTCAGGACTCGGATGAGTTTGATCTGCGGTTCAATCATGGGCTATCCTCAACCACGACTCTTCCCACTTCTCCCACCCCACAAGTTGATCCGAACAAAATTGGAGCGATCGCCGATGCCGTTCGCAAGCTGGATCAACTCCGGGAAGATGGCCTGATTTCAGAATATGAGTTTGAGCAGAAACGCCGCCAGTTACTGGATCAAATTGGGTAG
- a CDS encoding J domain-containing protein, with amino-acid sequence MSYSALPSEWIKKFADPYAILGIPVAADDRRVLKRYRDIAKLLHPDRYALAGGNEKELATQLLARLVNPAYEQLKQDKGRAEHTALLRIKVRRLCREGPLTPESEIARKLMEHPVTGVDTFYEQSISTLAQSQYESLELEKFESITQQISELNLVYLQLKMGDGIVRERRTGLIAAAEAQPVQFTPAPTNPEVVTESYDQRHYRRAQEYAKKGAWNQAIQELRDAIKIKATKSEYHSLLGVAYLHQQKFPGMAKVHLKRAYELNPKDPLVLKFGAKVGLPVASPGRTHNNSQRSQPPKPRSAPARSSQDSPQLSQSVDRRGFWDWLLGKRSDRAHFSPGAQQPVKTQKRGWLAALFGGR; translated from the coding sequence ATGTCATATAGCGCTCTTCCCTCGGAATGGATCAAAAAATTTGCTGACCCCTACGCCATCTTAGGAATTCCAGTAGCTGCGGACGATCGCCGTGTCCTGAAGCGCTACCGTGATATTGCCAAGCTGCTCCACCCTGATCGCTACGCTCTGGCTGGAGGAAATGAAAAAGAACTGGCCACCCAACTGCTCGCTCGGTTAGTTAATCCAGCGTATGAACAGTTAAAACAAGATAAAGGGCGTGCAGAACACACGGCCCTGCTCCGGATTAAAGTTCGGCGGCTGTGTCGGGAAGGCCCACTCACCCCTGAAAGCGAGATTGCTCGTAAGCTGATGGAGCATCCCGTAACTGGAGTAGACACCTTTTATGAGCAGTCCATTAGCACGCTGGCCCAGTCTCAATATGAATCTCTGGAGTTAGAGAAATTTGAATCCATTACCCAGCAGATCAGTGAGCTGAATCTGGTTTATTTACAGCTCAAAATGGGGGATGGGATCGTTCGAGAACGGCGTACTGGCCTGATTGCAGCAGCAGAAGCCCAGCCCGTACAGTTTACCCCTGCCCCTACCAATCCTGAGGTGGTGACAGAGAGCTACGACCAACGCCACTACCGCAGGGCACAGGAGTACGCCAAAAAAGGAGCCTGGAATCAAGCCATACAAGAGTTGCGGGATGCCATTAAGATCAAGGCCACCAAGAGTGAATATCACTCTTTATTGGGAGTTGCCTATCTACACCAGCAGAAATTCCCAGGAATGGCAAAGGTGCATTTAAAGCGGGCTTATGAACTGAACCCTAAAGATCCGCTTGTCTTAAAATTTGGTGCAAAAGTTGGGTTGCCAGTTGCATCGCCTGGGCGTACTCATAACAACAGCCAGCGTTCTCAGCCACCCAAGCCACGATCAGCACCAGCCCGATCGAGCCAGGACAGCCCGCAACTATCACAGTCCGTCGATCGCAGAGGATTTTGGGACTGGCTATTGGGTAAAAGATCCGATCGCGCTCACTTTAGCCCTGGTGCTCAACAACCTGTAAAAACGCAGAAACGAGGTTGGCTAGCTGCCCTATTTGGCGGGCGGTAA